The Prunus persica cultivar Lovell chromosome G7, Prunus_persica_NCBIv2, whole genome shotgun sequence genome has a segment encoding these proteins:
- the LOC18770260 gene encoding uncharacterized protein LOC18770260, protein MAPFSLLLCFLTFFSLCAGYASAAAAAAAAPLDGELPNGHFEEAPKPSNLKKTVIIGKYSLPKWEISGLVEYIKGGPQPGGFFFPVPRGVHAVRLGNEASISQDVVVTQGSVYSLTFGATRTCSQDEVLRISIPGQSADLSLQTLYSSDGGDTYAWAFRATSKVVKVTFHNLGVQEDPTCGPLLDAIAIKEILPLKYIRGTLVKNGGFESGPHVFKNFSTGILLPPKAKDQISPLPGWIIESLKPVKYIDKKHFQVPGGLAAIELVAGRESAIAQIIRTIPNKFYNLTFTIGDAKNACHGSMMVEAFAGKETLKVPYMSQGKGGFKTASFKFQATSPRTRITFYSAYYHTKLHDFGHMCGPVLDNVIVLPVSSH, encoded by the exons ATGGcgcctttttctctcttgctttGCTTCCTCACCTTTTTCTCCCTCTGCGCTGGTTATGCTTCTGCTGCTGCCGCCGCCGCTGCTGCACCTCTTGATG GGGAACTCCCAAATGGGCACTTTGAAGAAGCACCCAAGCCTTCAAACTTGAAGAAAACAGTGATCATTGGGAAGTACTCACTCCCAAAATGGGAGATCAGCGGCTTGGTGGAGTACATCAAAGGTGGGCCCCAGCCAGGTGGCTTCTTCTTCCCTGTGCCACGTGGGGTCCATGCAGTGAGGCTTGGCAATGAGGCCTCCATTTCTCAGGATGTGGTTGTTACCCAAGGTTCAGTCTACTCACTAACCTTTGGTGCTACAAGGACTTGTTCCCAAGATGAGGTGCTTAGGATTTCAATACCTGGCCAGTCTGCTGACCTCTCCCTTCAAACCCTGTATAGCAGTGATGGGGGAGACACTTATGCTTGGGCTTTTAGGGCTACTTCCAAGGTTGTTAAGGTGACATTCCACAACCTTGGGGTTCAGGAGGACCCCACTTGTGGGCCCCTATTGGATGCTATTGCAATCAAGGAGATACTTCCTCTCAAGTACATAAGag GCACTCTAGTGAAAAATGGTGGGTTTGAAAGTGGTCCTCATGTGTTCAAAAACTTCTCAACCGGAATCCTCCTCCCTCCCAAGGCAAAGGACCAAATCTCACCATTGCCTGGATGGATCATTGAATCCCTGAAGCCTGTGAAATACATTGACAAGAAGCACTTCCAAGTTCCTGGGGGACTTGCAGCCATTGAACTGGTTGCAGGGAGAGAAAGTGCAATTGCCCAAATCATTAGAACCATTCCAAACAAATTCTACAACCTTACCTTCACCATCGGAGACGCGAAGAACGCTTGCCACGGATCGATGATGGTCGAAGCCTTTGCCGGTAAGGAAACCCTAAAAGTTCCTTATATGTCTCAAGGCAAAGGTGGGTTCAAAACTGCAAGCTTCAAGTTCCAAGCAACTTCACCAAGAACAAGAATAACATTTTACAGTGCCTACTATCACACAAAGCTTCATGACTTTGGTCATATGTGTGGACCTGTCTTGGATAATGTTATCGTTCTTCCAGTCTCTAGTCATTGA
- the LOC18769080 gene encoding NAC domain-containing protein 55, with protein sequence MASTGDPAANKGKAPALYGDDDDDRHRDMVTKMMMMKEERVSMGIPPGWRFCPTDEELIVFYLRNRTWNNSRIIHLDIYDFTPMQLAEYFEIPEDPVMFFYTTRKRKYKNGKRPSRTANIGYWKATGKDTPIKEIDGSFGVKKSLVFYLGQQKEGKKTNWIMHEYTLQKEEFEACVLCKVYETSRGKNSRKNSRNEANTVSNDVGEQGTNPSTTRSQAEEDQALRFLPLPPPLPNIYCGSSSSSSSSNLAGQYDVHMTNHSAHALNNVSFPQCTWASNGLGAHPEVTTLAPMAHAQLENSIPLLHSMNIYDQDGYLLNENIEFYQSTAPYGFEVQSLPMYNNVSQPNNSGYGMAPTDTTEEEEELYLLHEPLPDFSFPIDDNAECVPFGMPVESAKPLNSVTPTDPVMQSTNPGGNSTTTPIDGH encoded by the exons ATGGCTAGTACTGGTGACCCTGCTGCTAACAAAGGCAAGGCTCCAGCTTTgtatggtgatgatgatgatgatcgtCATCGCGATATGGTGacgaagatgatgatgatgaaggaaGAGCGTGTTTCCATGGGGATTCCACCGGGGTGGAGGTTTTGTCCTACTGATGAAGAGTTGATTGTGTTTTACTTGAGAAACAGAACCTGGAATAACAGTAGAATCATTCATCTTGATATCTATGACTTCACCCCAATGCAGCTTGCAG AATATTTTGAAATACCAGAAGACCCTGTGATGTTCTTCTACACCACAAGGAAACGGAAGTACAAAAATGGCAAACGTCCAAGCCGTACAGCGAATATTGGGTATTGGAAAGCAACTGGTAAGGATACACCGatcaaagaaattgatggctCATTTGGGGTTAAGAAATCATTGGTCTTTTATCTAGGAcagcaaaaagaaggaaaaaagaccaATTGGATTATGCACGAATACACACTTCAAAAGGAAGAG TTTGAGGCTTGCGTTCTATGCAAGGTATACGAAACCTCGAGGGGCAAGAACAGCAggaaaaattcaagaaatgaaGCGAACACAGTTTCTAATGATGTTGGAGAACAGGGGACAAATCCATCAACCACGAGATCACAAGCTGAAGAAGATCAAGCCCTCCGATTTCTTCCTCTACCGCCGCCACTTCCGAATATTTACTGTGgcagctcttcttcttcttcttcttccaacctTGCTGGACAATACGACGTTCACATGACTAATCACAGTGCTCATGCATTAAACAATGTATCATTCCCACAATGTACTTGGGCTAGCAATGGTTTGGGAGCTCATCCAGAGGTGACAACCCTAGCTCCAATGGCGCATGCACAACTAGAAAATTCAATTCCATTGCTTCACAGCATGAATATTTATGATCAAGATGGTTATCTActcaatgaaaatatagaatttTATCAGTCCACTGCTCCCTATGGTTTTGAAGTTCAATCTCTTCCAATGTACAACAATGTGTCACAACCTAACAACAGTGGCTATGGCATGGCTCCAACGGACACAacggaggaggaagaggaactGTACTTGCTTCACGAGCCTCTACCAGACTTCAGTTTCCCGATCGATGACAATGCTGAATGTGTTCCTTTCGGCATGCCAGTTGAATCTGCAAAGCCACTCAACTCTGTGACTCCCACTGACCCCGTAATGCAGAGCACAAACCCTGGCGGGAATAGTACCACTACTCCAATAGATGGTCATTAG
- the LOC18770023 gene encoding type I inositol polyphosphate 5-phosphatase 12 isoform X2 — translation MDERTEDDDRDALAGLSSAPPPRKSHSLSQQLRASSAQKRHHQMRKHSLDDVHVVPKNIHNNNADYYDSSDDDFFPYSTSSTNTTTSMNMNVGGGHGDLDHHDGSRESQPLAEFIGSGGGAGIFKVPTRASVHPGRPPCLELRPHPLRETQVGRFLRTIACTDTQLWAGQEGGVRVWNLKDVFEPGCGLGGRVLRGDEDAAPYYESANSSPTLCLMVDSGTRLIWTGHKDGKIRSWKMDQPLDSSTPFKEGLSWQAHRAPVLAMVFTSYGDMWSGSEGGVIKIWPWESIEKSLSLKPEERHMAALLVERSCIDLRSQVTVNGVCSISSQDVKCLASDNFRAKVWCAGSLSFSLWDARTRELVKVFNIDGQTENRVDMSSVQQDQAVEDEMKVKFVSTSKKEKSGGFLQRSRNAIMGAADAVRRVATRGAGAFVEDTKKTEALVLTADGMIWSGCTNGLLVQWDGNGNRVQDFNHHPCSVQCFCTLGTRIYVGYVSGMMQVLDLEGNLIAGWIAHSSPVIKLAAGTGSVFSLATHGGIRGWNIKSPGPADNLVRSELAAKEHVYTRTDNVRILIGTWNVGQGRASQDSLKSWLGSVVPDVGIVVVGLQEVEMGAGFLAMSAAKETVGLEGSSVGHWWLDNIGKALEEGRTFERMGSRQLAGLLISLWVRKNLRTHVGDIDAGAVPCGFGRAIGNKGGVGLRIRVYDRIMCFVNCHLAAHLEAVNRRNADFDHIYRNMVFNRSSLINNAAGMLPYLFLSCSLALSTYLFWLLYSSGLPWVLSLAAGVATSVNMTRPTNASGSSSSSSSSSSEEAARPELAEADMVVFLGDFNYRLFGISYDEARDFVSQRCFDWLREKDQLRAEMKAGKVFQGMREALIRFPPTYKFERHQAGLAGYDSGEKKRIPAWCDRIIYRDNRSSPVSECGLECPIVSSILLYDACMDVTDSDHKPVRCKLSLQIAHVDRSVRRKEFGEVIKSNEKIRSMLGELNYVPETTVNTNTIILQNQDTSILRITNKCVKDMAVFRIICEGQSTVKEDGDEPDYRARGANGLPRWLEVTPAAGMIKPEQSVEVSVHHEEFHTLEEFVDGIPQNWWCEDTRDKEVILIVHVNGSCSAQTFSHRVRVRHCFSSAKTIRIVSKSNSSRKGQASPVHRQSNNSSSEAKQT, via the exons ATGGACGAGAGAACCGAAGACGATGACCGGGACGCATTGGCAGGGCTAAGCTCTGCCCCTCCGCCCCGAAAATCCCACTCATTGAGCCAGCAGCTGCGTGCATCCTCCGCGCAAAAGCGCCACCACCAAATGCGCAAGCACAGCCTCGACGACGTCCACGTTGTCCCCAAGAACATCCATAACAACAATGCAGACTACTACGACTCTTCCGACGACGATTTCTTCCCCTACTCGACCTCCTCCACTAATACCACCACGAGTATGAACATGAATGTTGGT GGTGGCCATGGTGATTTAGATCATCATGACGGCAGCAGGGAAAGCCAGCCCCTGGCAGAATTCATCGGCAGTGGAGGCGGCGCTGGAATCTTCAAGGTTCCAACGCGCGCCTCAGTGCATCCTGGCCGTCCGCCCTGCTTGGAGCTGAGACCGCACCCGTTGAGGGAGACTCAGGTGGGGAGGTTCCTCAGGACCATTGCCTGCACGGACACCCAGCTGTGGGCCGGGCAGGAGGGTGGGGTGAGGGTGTGGAATTTGAAGGACGTGTTTGAACCGGGGTGCGGCCTTGGCGGCAGAGTGTTGAGGGGTGATGAGGACGCAGCCCCTTACTATGAATCGGCCAACTCCTCTCCTACCCTCTGCCTCATGGTTGATTCCGGGACTCGGTTGATTTGGACTGGCCATAAGGATGGCAAGATCAGGTCTTGGAAGATGGATCAGCCTTTGGATTCTTCTACTCCTTTTAAGGAAGGTCTTTCATGGCAGGCCCACCGCGCTCCGGTTCTTGCCATGGTTTTCACTTCTTACG GTGATATGTGGTCAGGTTCTGAGGGTGGTGTTATTAAGATCTGGCCATGGGAATCCATtgaaaaatctctctctcttaaaccCGAGGAAAGACATATGGCAGCTTTACTGGTGGAGAGGTCATGCATTGACCTCAGGAGCCAAGTTACTGTCAATGGTGTTTGTAGTATATCTTCTCAAGATGTAAAGTGTTTGGCATCGGATAATTTTAGAGCTAAAGTTTGGTGTGCTGGGTCTCTGTCCTTCTCTTTGTG GGATGCTCGTACACGAGAGCTTGTGAAAGTCTTTAATATAGATGGTCAGACTGAGAATCGAGTTGATATGTCATCAGTGCAGCAAGATCAAGCAGTAGAAGATGAGATGAAGGTAAAATTTGTTTCCACCTCAAAAAAGGAGAAATCCGGGGGCTTTTTGCAACGGTCGCGTAATGCTATAATGGGAGCTGCAGATGCTGTTCGTCGAGTTGCAACCAGAGGGGCAGGGGCATTTGTAGAAGATACCAAGAAGACGGAGGCACTCGTGCTAACTGCCGATGGCATGATATGGAGTGGATGCACAAATGGTTTACTGGTGCAGTGGGATGGAAATGGAAACCGTGTGCAAGATTTTAATCACCATCCTTGTAGTGTCCAATGCTTTTGCACTTTGGGGACACGAATATATGTAGGCTATGTGAGTGGCATGATGCAGGTATTGGATCTTGAGGGAAATCTAATTGCAGGATGGATTGCACACAGCAGCCCTGTGATCAAATTAGCAGCTGGAACTGGTTCTGTTTTTAGCTTGGCCACTCATGGTGGCATACGTGGATGGAACATCAAATCTCCAGGACCTGCGGACAACTTGGTACGTTCAGAATTAGCTGCGAAAGAACATGTATATACCAGAACAGACAATGTTAGAATTTTAATTGGCACATGGAATGTTGGTCAAGGAAGAGCATCTCAGGATTCTTTAAAGTCATGGTTGGGTTCTGTTGTGCCAGATGTTGGCATTGTAGTTGTTGGGCTGCAAGAAGTAGAAATGGGTGCAGGCTTTCTTGCAATGTCTGCAGCAAAAGAAACT GTAGGGCTTGAAGGGAGCTCTGTTGGGCACTGGTGGCTTGATAATATAGGAAAGGCCTTAGAAGAAGGAAGAACTTTTGAACGTATGGGTTCTAGGCAGTTGGCAGGCTTGCTCATATCTCTTTG GGTAAGAAAGAATCTCAGAACACATGTTGGAGATATTGATGCTGGAGCAGTTCCATGCGGCTTTGGTCGTGCGATTGGGAATAAG GGAGGTGTTGGTTTGAGAATCAGAGTGTACGATCGTATAATGTGCTTTGTGAACTGTCACTTGGCTGCACATTTAGAAGCTGTGAATCGCCGTAATGCTGATTTCGATCACATTTATCGAAATATGGTCTTCAACCGGTCATCTCTAATTAACAATGCAGCTGGTATGCTACCATACCTGTTTTTGTCTTGCTCTCTTGCCTTGTCTACCTATTTATTTTGGCTGCTTTATTCTTCTGGCTTGCCATGGGTCCTCTCTCTTGCAGCTGGTGTCGCAACTTCTGTTAACATGACTCGGCCAACAAAT GCTTCAGGCAGCAGcagtagcagcagcagcagcagctctGAGGAAGCAGCAAGGCCTGAATTAGCTGAAGCAGATATGGTTGTTTTTCTGGGTGATTTCAACTATCGACTTTTTGGTATTTCTTATGATGAAGCAAGGGACTTTGTTTCGCAAAGATGCTTTGATTGGCTCAGAGAAAAAGATCAGCTTAGAGCAGAGATGAAAGCTGGGAAAGTTTTCCAAGGGATGCGTGAGGCACTCATTCGATTCCCACCAACATACAAGTTTGAAAGGCACCAAGCAGGTTTAGCAG GATATGATTCTGGTGAGAAGAAACGAATTCCTGCCTGGTGTGATCGAATAATATACCGCGACAATCGATCATCTCCAGTTTCAGAGTGTGGTTTAGAGTGTCCTATAGTCTCATCAATTTTACT GTATGATGCATGCATGGATGTGACTGACAGTGATCACAAACCTGTCCGGTGTAAATTGTCTTTACAAATTGCCCATGTTGATAGATCAGTAAGGAGAAAAGAGTTTGGGGAAGTCATAAAATCCAATGAGAAAATCAGGTCTATGCTTGGAGAATTAAACTATGTTCCAGAAACTACTGTCAACACCAACACCATAATTCTTCAAAATCAGGACACATCCATTTTGCGTATCACCAATAAATGTGTGAAGGACATGGCCGTGTTTAGAATAATTTGTGAAGGGCAGTCCACCGTGAAGGAGGACGGCGATGAGCCTGACTATCGCGCAAGAGGAGCCAACGGGCTTCCCCGATGGCTTGAG gtGACACCAGCAGCTGGGATGATAAAACCTGAACAGAGTGTGGAGGTGTCAGTTCATCATGAAGAGTTTCATACCTTAGAAGAATTCGTTGATGGCATCCCTCAAAACTGGTGGTGTGAAGACACCCGAGACAAGGAAGTGATTTTAATAGTGCATGTGAATGGGAGTTGCTCAGCCCAAACATTTAGTCATCGAGTCAGAGTGAGGCATTGCTTCTCCTCGGCCAAGACAATCCGCATTGTCTCAAAGTCCAACAGCTCCAGAAAAGGGCAAGCAAGTCCAGTTCACAGGCAATCTAACAATTCGAGCAGCGAAGCGAaacaaacttga
- the LOC18770023 gene encoding type I inositol polyphosphate 5-phosphatase 12 isoform X1, producing MDERTEDDDRDALAGLSSAPPPRKSHSLSQQLRASSAQKRHHQMRKHSLDDVHVVPKNIHNNNADYYDSSDDDFFPYSTSSTNTTTSMNMNVGVGPDQDLYAAGSHSQRLDQSLCMEGEGGHGDLDHHDGSRESQPLAEFIGSGGGAGIFKVPTRASVHPGRPPCLELRPHPLRETQVGRFLRTIACTDTQLWAGQEGGVRVWNLKDVFEPGCGLGGRVLRGDEDAAPYYESANSSPTLCLMVDSGTRLIWTGHKDGKIRSWKMDQPLDSSTPFKEGLSWQAHRAPVLAMVFTSYGDMWSGSEGGVIKIWPWESIEKSLSLKPEERHMAALLVERSCIDLRSQVTVNGVCSISSQDVKCLASDNFRAKVWCAGSLSFSLWDARTRELVKVFNIDGQTENRVDMSSVQQDQAVEDEMKVKFVSTSKKEKSGGFLQRSRNAIMGAADAVRRVATRGAGAFVEDTKKTEALVLTADGMIWSGCTNGLLVQWDGNGNRVQDFNHHPCSVQCFCTLGTRIYVGYVSGMMQVLDLEGNLIAGWIAHSSPVIKLAAGTGSVFSLATHGGIRGWNIKSPGPADNLVRSELAAKEHVYTRTDNVRILIGTWNVGQGRASQDSLKSWLGSVVPDVGIVVVGLQEVEMGAGFLAMSAAKETVGLEGSSVGHWWLDNIGKALEEGRTFERMGSRQLAGLLISLWVRKNLRTHVGDIDAGAVPCGFGRAIGNKGGVGLRIRVYDRIMCFVNCHLAAHLEAVNRRNADFDHIYRNMVFNRSSLINNAAGMLPYLFLSCSLALSTYLFWLLYSSGLPWVLSLAAGVATSVNMTRSSSSSSSSEEAARPELAEADMVVFLGDFNYRLFGISYDEARDFVSQRCFDWLREKDQLRAEMKAGKVFQGMREALIRFPPTYKFERHQAGLAGYDSGEKKRIPAWCDRIIYRDNRSSPVSECGLECPIVSSILLYDACMDVTDSDHKPVRCKLSLQIAHVDRSVRRKEFGEVIKSNEKIRSMLGELNYVPETTVNTNTIILQNQDTSILRITNKCVKDMAVFRIICEGQSTVKEDGDEPDYRARGANGLPRWLEVTPAAGMIKPEQSVEVSVHHEEFHTLEEFVDGIPQNWWCEDTRDKEVILIVHVNGSCSAQTFSHRVRVRHCFSSAKTIRIVSKSNSSRKGQASPVHRQSNNSSSEAKQT from the exons ATGGACGAGAGAACCGAAGACGATGACCGGGACGCATTGGCAGGGCTAAGCTCTGCCCCTCCGCCCCGAAAATCCCACTCATTGAGCCAGCAGCTGCGTGCATCCTCCGCGCAAAAGCGCCACCACCAAATGCGCAAGCACAGCCTCGACGACGTCCACGTTGTCCCCAAGAACATCCATAACAACAATGCAGACTACTACGACTCTTCCGACGACGATTTCTTCCCCTACTCGACCTCCTCCACTAATACCACCACGAGTATGAACATGAATGTTGGTGTTGGCCCTGATCAAGACTTGTACGCCGCGGGCTCTCACTCGCAGAGACTTGACCAAAGCCTCTGCATGGAGGGTGAGGGTGGCCATGGTGATTTAGATCATCATGACGGCAGCAGGGAAAGCCAGCCCCTGGCAGAATTCATCGGCAGTGGAGGCGGCGCTGGAATCTTCAAGGTTCCAACGCGCGCCTCAGTGCATCCTGGCCGTCCGCCCTGCTTGGAGCTGAGACCGCACCCGTTGAGGGAGACTCAGGTGGGGAGGTTCCTCAGGACCATTGCCTGCACGGACACCCAGCTGTGGGCCGGGCAGGAGGGTGGGGTGAGGGTGTGGAATTTGAAGGACGTGTTTGAACCGGGGTGCGGCCTTGGCGGCAGAGTGTTGAGGGGTGATGAGGACGCAGCCCCTTACTATGAATCGGCCAACTCCTCTCCTACCCTCTGCCTCATGGTTGATTCCGGGACTCGGTTGATTTGGACTGGCCATAAGGATGGCAAGATCAGGTCTTGGAAGATGGATCAGCCTTTGGATTCTTCTACTCCTTTTAAGGAAGGTCTTTCATGGCAGGCCCACCGCGCTCCGGTTCTTGCCATGGTTTTCACTTCTTACG GTGATATGTGGTCAGGTTCTGAGGGTGGTGTTATTAAGATCTGGCCATGGGAATCCATtgaaaaatctctctctcttaaaccCGAGGAAAGACATATGGCAGCTTTACTGGTGGAGAGGTCATGCATTGACCTCAGGAGCCAAGTTACTGTCAATGGTGTTTGTAGTATATCTTCTCAAGATGTAAAGTGTTTGGCATCGGATAATTTTAGAGCTAAAGTTTGGTGTGCTGGGTCTCTGTCCTTCTCTTTGTG GGATGCTCGTACACGAGAGCTTGTGAAAGTCTTTAATATAGATGGTCAGACTGAGAATCGAGTTGATATGTCATCAGTGCAGCAAGATCAAGCAGTAGAAGATGAGATGAAGGTAAAATTTGTTTCCACCTCAAAAAAGGAGAAATCCGGGGGCTTTTTGCAACGGTCGCGTAATGCTATAATGGGAGCTGCAGATGCTGTTCGTCGAGTTGCAACCAGAGGGGCAGGGGCATTTGTAGAAGATACCAAGAAGACGGAGGCACTCGTGCTAACTGCCGATGGCATGATATGGAGTGGATGCACAAATGGTTTACTGGTGCAGTGGGATGGAAATGGAAACCGTGTGCAAGATTTTAATCACCATCCTTGTAGTGTCCAATGCTTTTGCACTTTGGGGACACGAATATATGTAGGCTATGTGAGTGGCATGATGCAGGTATTGGATCTTGAGGGAAATCTAATTGCAGGATGGATTGCACACAGCAGCCCTGTGATCAAATTAGCAGCTGGAACTGGTTCTGTTTTTAGCTTGGCCACTCATGGTGGCATACGTGGATGGAACATCAAATCTCCAGGACCTGCGGACAACTTGGTACGTTCAGAATTAGCTGCGAAAGAACATGTATATACCAGAACAGACAATGTTAGAATTTTAATTGGCACATGGAATGTTGGTCAAGGAAGAGCATCTCAGGATTCTTTAAAGTCATGGTTGGGTTCTGTTGTGCCAGATGTTGGCATTGTAGTTGTTGGGCTGCAAGAAGTAGAAATGGGTGCAGGCTTTCTTGCAATGTCTGCAGCAAAAGAAACT GTAGGGCTTGAAGGGAGCTCTGTTGGGCACTGGTGGCTTGATAATATAGGAAAGGCCTTAGAAGAAGGAAGAACTTTTGAACGTATGGGTTCTAGGCAGTTGGCAGGCTTGCTCATATCTCTTTG GGTAAGAAAGAATCTCAGAACACATGTTGGAGATATTGATGCTGGAGCAGTTCCATGCGGCTTTGGTCGTGCGATTGGGAATAAG GGAGGTGTTGGTTTGAGAATCAGAGTGTACGATCGTATAATGTGCTTTGTGAACTGTCACTTGGCTGCACATTTAGAAGCTGTGAATCGCCGTAATGCTGATTTCGATCACATTTATCGAAATATGGTCTTCAACCGGTCATCTCTAATTAACAATGCAGCTGGTATGCTACCATACCTGTTTTTGTCTTGCTCTCTTGCCTTGTCTACCTATTTATTTTGGCTGCTTTATTCTTCTGGCTTGCCATGGGTCCTCTCTCTTGCAGCTGGTGTCGCAACTTCTGTTAACATGACTCG cagtagcagcagcagcagcagctctGAGGAAGCAGCAAGGCCTGAATTAGCTGAAGCAGATATGGTTGTTTTTCTGGGTGATTTCAACTATCGACTTTTTGGTATTTCTTATGATGAAGCAAGGGACTTTGTTTCGCAAAGATGCTTTGATTGGCTCAGAGAAAAAGATCAGCTTAGAGCAGAGATGAAAGCTGGGAAAGTTTTCCAAGGGATGCGTGAGGCACTCATTCGATTCCCACCAACATACAAGTTTGAAAGGCACCAAGCAGGTTTAGCAG GATATGATTCTGGTGAGAAGAAACGAATTCCTGCCTGGTGTGATCGAATAATATACCGCGACAATCGATCATCTCCAGTTTCAGAGTGTGGTTTAGAGTGTCCTATAGTCTCATCAATTTTACT GTATGATGCATGCATGGATGTGACTGACAGTGATCACAAACCTGTCCGGTGTAAATTGTCTTTACAAATTGCCCATGTTGATAGATCAGTAAGGAGAAAAGAGTTTGGGGAAGTCATAAAATCCAATGAGAAAATCAGGTCTATGCTTGGAGAATTAAACTATGTTCCAGAAACTACTGTCAACACCAACACCATAATTCTTCAAAATCAGGACACATCCATTTTGCGTATCACCAATAAATGTGTGAAGGACATGGCCGTGTTTAGAATAATTTGTGAAGGGCAGTCCACCGTGAAGGAGGACGGCGATGAGCCTGACTATCGCGCAAGAGGAGCCAACGGGCTTCCCCGATGGCTTGAG gtGACACCAGCAGCTGGGATGATAAAACCTGAACAGAGTGTGGAGGTGTCAGTTCATCATGAAGAGTTTCATACCTTAGAAGAATTCGTTGATGGCATCCCTCAAAACTGGTGGTGTGAAGACACCCGAGACAAGGAAGTGATTTTAATAGTGCATGTGAATGGGAGTTGCTCAGCCCAAACATTTAGTCATCGAGTCAGAGTGAGGCATTGCTTCTCCTCGGCCAAGACAATCCGCATTGTCTCAAAGTCCAACAGCTCCAGAAAAGGGCAAGCAAGTCCAGTTCACAGGCAATCTAACAATTCGAGCAGCGAAGCGAaacaaacttga